ACAGTTCTGACTTCATCAAAAAGGTAGCTCGGAGACAGTCTTCCTGATGCAAAATATTTAGGAATCAGTTTTTTATTGACGGCATAAAACATAAAAAATTCATAAGCAAGGCAAGAAAGAAGCATCGAAAAGCTTTTGAGTTTATCTTTTTTATAAAAATCCAAAAGGACTTTAAAAAAAAGTGCAATCATCAAAAAATCAAACAAAAAATCGGTCAAATGTTGGGATAAAATGCCAATAATGATGCTGATTTTCATCGATCTTAAAAGCCCGTTGAAAAAATAAAACGCCTTTTCATCGATACTGTCCCACAACACTCGCGTCATTGGAAAAAACCAAGAAATGAGCACCAATAGTGCAACAAAATGAAAAATGAAAAACGGTCGCTTCATGACTTTCTTTGTAATCTAACGTTAGACTCGATGATTACATCATTTTTTTCAATATAAATACAATAAGAAACGCAATTTTTCAGACAATTTATAGGTGAAAACTGTAGTCAATTTGTGAAAATTAACGTTTTGAGAATTGGAAAGCTTTTCTCGCTTTTGCAAGACCGTATTTTTTACGTTCTTTTTTACGAGAATCTCTTTTTAAATATCCAAGCGCTTTAAGATCAGCTCTTCTATCTTCCACTTCTTTTACAAGTGATCTTGCAATCCCTAGACGCATGGCATCCGCTTGACCTGAAATCCCTCCTCCAGAGGTGCGCACGATAAGATCATAATTCCCCTCAAGAGATAATTTTTCTAAAGGTGATAGGGCAATATCTCTATGAATCTTACCCACAAAATGGGTTTCAAACGGCTTTCCGTTGACTTTGATCTGTCCTGTCCCTTTGCGTAAACGCACAGAGGCGACCGCTGTTTTTCTTCGACCAGTTCCAATAAATTCTTCAATTTTTTGTTTTACCATATCTATCCTTCTAAGTTAACTGCAGTGGGTTTTTGTGCTTGCATTGTATGCGTATCAGATGCAAAAAGTCTAAGCTTTTTCATCTGTTTTTTTGAAAGTTTTGTTTTGGGCATCATTCCCCAAATCGCATGTCTTAAAGGCTCCGTGGGTTTTTTATCCATCATACGCAAAAAAGGCGTTTCTTTAAGCCCACCTAAAAAACCTGTATGATGGTAATAATTTTTTTGAGCCGTTTTATTACCAGTGAGTACAAATTTATCTGCGTTGATCACAACCACGCCATCTCCACTATCG
This genomic interval from Chlamydiota bacterium contains the following:
- the lpxT gene encoding Lipid A 1-diphosphate synthase, producing the protein MKRPFFIFHFVALLVLISWFFPMTRVLWDSIDEKAFYFFNGLLRSMKISIIIGILSQHLTDFLFDFLMIALFFKVLLDFYKKDKLKSFSMLLSCLAYEFFMFYAVNKKLIPKYFASGRLSPSYLFDEVRTVMDKVDISGVKLGAVNCFPGDHATSFLLGFLFILFFKPTFRQMCFGLILTLLASLPRLFIAAHWLTDIFVGSIFVSLILFAWAMHTPLINFMHTNVEKVFTKSLSFFSRWQKTE
- the rpsI gene encoding 30S ribosomal protein S9 translates to MVKQKIEEFIGTGRRKTAVASVRLRKGTGQIKVNGKPFETHFVGKIHRDIALSPLEKLSLEGNYDLIVRTSGGGISGQADAMRLGIARSLVKEVEDRRADLKALGYLKRDSRKKERKKYGLAKARKAFQFSKR
- the rplM gene encoding 50S ribosomal protein L13 — its product is MEKNYFIKTAMLTKEEAEQKTQWFLFDAKGKTLGRLSSEIAKVLRGKHRVDYTPHVDSGDGVVVINADKFVLTGNKTAQKNYYHHTGFLGGLKETPFLRMMDKKPTEPLRHAIWGMMPKTKLSKKQMKKLRLFASDTHTMQAQKPTAVNLEG